A single genomic interval of Shewanella psychropiezotolerans harbors:
- a CDS encoding DUF4332 domain-containing protein translates to MAKLVGIDEAELLNWINRADLSRIRGVDAEYADLLEISGVDTVVELAQRDAVNLLKKLTQLNQEKSLIETLPSLSLVQKWIDEARSLPRAIHY, encoded by the coding sequence ATTGCTAAGCTTGTTGGAATAGATGAAGCTGAGTTACTTAATTGGATCAACCGTGCAGATCTTAGCAGGATTAGGGGCGTAGATGCTGAATACGCAGATTTACTCGAGATCTCAGGCGTCGATACTGTAGTAGAGCTCGCTCAGAGAGATGCTGTTAACTTGCTGAAAAAATTAACTCAGCTGAATCAAGAAAAGTCCTTGATTGAGACTTTGCCTTCGCTATCTTTAGTACAAAAATGGATAGACGAGGCACGCAGCTTACCCAGAGCTATTCATTATTAA
- a CDS encoding alpha-xenorhabdolysin family binary toxin subunit A, whose protein sequence is MSVNIQTQLLSADVDYEIRNTQAMHELVKLATGKVEGTSSDISLVLDTEAILSLERYKVRGVTLPETAAEVRLFLGNYDSTIPGLANHDLLITYLAIRTNAKQWDPIKDELLKTAVEMDGFANKILTSGGQALNFLMDMVGIYYTGDIELDSITPEQMLDAEFVEQFMLDINGDAAAAEDNAGKLAITAGMIQSLCSQADIYYKSSLNLRDQILGFKTGMEACNDDVKKKEALCDQLDLDEQLQGLKKERRDLAAQIQGLKADYDKNVGLAFTGAVGGFIGIAITGGIFGAKAEKIKKEIAVNTSKLHDLDIEIEGLSKMLNAVTTVDGQLEGVMAVITQAEKGANQLVTAWLTVVDLLESSHNACVAIESSQNLVDYWVAFNDVVTPWNDVQSSVLVILEQINNALDQTLRMTPQYNLDYIQATKDSQMIHPSIDIKQLNLLAAKIREENNTIVNNYYPDFNFFCNAITERVLDAKADVKASIITVENNTGASQTSSINMINTFIINDLYALSHETDQTVIDSLNMKIDGFRTTVIKKLHTINALLQSRADLHKESIGNINYFNFKSDLIHEKEELTEKIALKELQILQIKTEINDTDQQINDLNKAKNLMRQYSVFDFFSDTIPSIDDIAGVADIPTPQLQAIALGLDILSGLVGEIGSGFSYNKMVDATIYLHKVLDELNAANKDLESEQDTYLISLDTINIMFNIESDRRPFCVELQNLMQCYQNFIVDINDAETLARDFNKQLELLAKMSSYMSELKVDIDSRLSITSQKSLRTGMYFNNIKGICERSVVKLDIINIKSASDLLKYGCQPKGRGLLLSLLE, encoded by the coding sequence ATGTCAGTTAACATTCAAACTCAACTTCTTTCTGCTGATGTCGACTATGAGATCAGAAATACTCAGGCAATGCATGAGCTGGTAAAATTAGCGACAGGTAAAGTTGAAGGCACGTCGAGCGATATCTCGTTAGTCCTGGATACTGAAGCAATACTTTCACTCGAGCGCTATAAGGTGCGTGGCGTCACTCTGCCTGAAACAGCTGCAGAGGTGAGATTATTTTTAGGTAATTATGACAGTACGATACCAGGCTTAGCCAATCATGATCTGTTAATCACTTATCTTGCGATTCGAACGAATGCCAAGCAGTGGGATCCGATAAAAGATGAGTTGTTAAAAACAGCGGTAGAGATGGACGGCTTTGCCAATAAGATACTCACTAGTGGCGGCCAGGCATTAAACTTTTTAATGGATATGGTTGGGATTTATTATACTGGCGATATTGAGCTCGATAGCATAACGCCTGAGCAGATGCTTGATGCTGAATTTGTAGAACAATTTATGCTAGATATTAACGGCGATGCAGCTGCTGCAGAGGACAACGCTGGCAAGCTTGCTATCACTGCAGGAATGATTCAATCCCTGTGTAGTCAGGCCGATATTTATTACAAATCTAGCTTGAACCTACGTGATCAAATATTAGGATTTAAGACGGGCATGGAAGCCTGTAACGACGACGTCAAGAAAAAAGAAGCCCTGTGTGATCAATTAGATCTCGATGAGCAATTACAAGGCTTAAAAAAAGAACGCAGAGACTTAGCCGCGCAAATACAAGGCTTGAAAGCCGATTACGACAAGAACGTTGGACTGGCTTTTACCGGTGCCGTTGGTGGTTTTATAGGCATTGCGATTACTGGCGGGATATTTGGTGCGAAAGCTGAAAAAATAAAAAAAGAGATCGCTGTCAATACATCAAAACTGCATGATTTAGATATTGAAATCGAAGGTTTGAGTAAAATGCTCAATGCGGTTACCACAGTCGACGGGCAACTCGAAGGTGTAATGGCTGTTATCACCCAAGCCGAAAAAGGGGCAAATCAGCTCGTCACAGCCTGGTTGACTGTTGTCGACTTATTAGAATCTTCCCACAATGCCTGTGTTGCTATCGAATCTTCACAAAACTTAGTTGATTACTGGGTTGCATTCAATGATGTGGTTACTCCCTGGAATGACGTGCAGAGCAGTGTACTTGTGATCCTCGAGCAAATAAATAATGCCTTAGATCAAACCTTAAGAATGACGCCTCAATATAACTTAGATTATATTCAGGCGACAAAAGATTCGCAAATGATACATCCTAGCATCGATATCAAGCAATTAAATTTATTAGCAGCAAAAATACGTGAGGAAAATAATACCATTGTTAATAACTATTACCCTGATTTTAACTTTTTTTGTAACGCTATTACAGAAAGAGTGCTTGATGCTAAAGCTGATGTAAAGGCCTCCATTATTACTGTTGAAAATAATACCGGAGCGAGTCAAACCAGTAGTATAAATATGATAAACACATTTATTATTAATGACTTATATGCACTATCTCATGAAACAGATCAAACCGTTATCGATAGTCTGAATATGAAAATTGACGGTTTTAGAACTACGGTCATCAAGAAGCTGCATACGATAAATGCTTTACTTCAGTCCCGAGCCGATCTGCATAAAGAATCTATCGGTAACATAAATTATTTTAATTTTAAATCTGATTTGATACATGAAAAAGAAGAGTTAACAGAAAAAATAGCACTTAAAGAGCTACAAATACTACAGATCAAAACTGAAATTAATGATACAGATCAACAGATTAATGATTTGAACAAAGCAAAAAACTTGATGCGTCAATACAGTGTTTTTGATTTTTTCTCTGATACGATCCCTAGCATAGATGATATCGCCGGTGTTGCAGATATACCGACTCCGCAATTACAAGCGATAGCATTAGGCTTAGATATACTATCAGGTCTTGTTGGTGAGATCGGTAGCGGTTTCAGCTACAACAAAATGGTAGATGCGACTATTTATCTCCATAAGGTGCTCGATGAGCTTAATGCAGCAAATAAGGACTTAGAAAGTGAGCAAGATACGTATCTCATCAGCTTAGATACAATCAATATTATGTTTAACATTGAATCTGATAGAAGACCATTTTGTGTCGAGTTACAGAATCTGATGCAGTGTTACCAGAACTTTATTGTAGACATTAATGATGCAGAAACACTGGCTCGTGACTTTAACAAACAGCTTGAGCTGCTTGCTAAAATGTCTAGCTACATGTCCGAGCTTAAAGTTGATATAGATAGTCGCCTCTCGATAACTTCTCAGAAAAGTTTAAGAACAGGCATGTATTTTAATAATATCAAGGGAATTTGTGAGCGTAGTGTCGTTAAATTAGACATAATAAATATTAAATCTGCCAGTGACTTGCTTAAATATGGCTGTCAGCCTAAAGGTCGGGGACTATTGCTAAGCTTGTTGGAATAG
- a CDS encoding YdcH family protein, producing the protein MLNENHALIFDFPEYKQDIVYLNYKDEAFTKLSKQYHLLDYDIRQLEIDGSPTDDEHMHQLKLQRANLKDVLFQRLKAHHDAPITTS; encoded by the coding sequence ATGCTAAATGAGAATCACGCGCTTATTTTCGATTTCCCAGAATATAAGCAAGACATTGTTTATTTGAATTATAAAGACGAAGCATTCACAAAACTATCCAAGCAGTATCACCTCCTCGATTATGATATTCGTCAGTTAGAAATTGATGGTAGTCCAACCGATGACGAGCACATGCACCAGCTAAAATTACAACGCGCGAACTTGAAAGACGTATTGTTCCAACGATTGAAAGCTCACCACGACGCCCCGATTACAACAAGCTAG